Proteins from a genomic interval of Mesobacillus sp. S13:
- the pth gene encoding aminoacyl-tRNA hydrolase: MKLFVGLGNPGRQYDKTRHNIGFEVIDELSKRWNIPLDQAKHKGLYGKGFVGGEKVILLKPLTYMNLSGESIRAVMDFYDIDLEDLVVIYDDLDMPTGRIRLRQKGSAGGHNGIKSTIAHTGTQEFKRIRVGISRPTNGMAITDWVLGRFTTEENEQMGEAVMKSADACEEWMKKPFLEVMNTFNQ; this comes from the coding sequence GTGAAGTTATTTGTTGGACTAGGGAATCCAGGGAGACAATATGACAAAACAAGGCATAATATCGGCTTTGAAGTCATTGATGAGTTATCAAAACGCTGGAATATCCCCTTGGATCAGGCAAAGCATAAAGGCTTATATGGGAAGGGTTTTGTTGGCGGTGAAAAGGTCATCTTGCTCAAACCTTTAACGTATATGAACCTTTCTGGTGAATCAATCAGGGCTGTTATGGATTTCTATGATATCGATCTCGAGGATTTGGTTGTGATCTATGACGATCTTGATATGCCTACCGGCAGGATTAGATTGCGCCAAAAAGGCAGTGCAGGCGGCCATAATGGAATTAAGTCGACAATTGCCCATACTGGAACACAGGAATTCAAGCGAATCAGGGTAGGAATCAGCCGGCCGACAAATGGAATGGCAATCACCGATTGGGTACTTGGCCGTTTTACAACCGAAGAAAATGAACAGATGGGCGAGGCAGTCATGAAATCTGCCGATGCTTGCGAAGAATGGATGAAAAAGCCTTTCTTAGAAGTGATGAATACATTCAATCAATGA
- a CDS encoding anti-sigma-F factor Fin family protein: MAIHYQCRHCGTNIGSLDRLSVHSESLGLHKLTEEERQEMVSYAGNGDIHIKSICEDCQEALERNPDFHQHDYLIH, encoded by the coding sequence ATGGCTATACATTATCAATGCCGTCATTGCGGCACGAATATCGGCTCATTGGACAGATTGTCTGTCCACAGTGAAAGTTTAGGGCTGCATAAGCTGACCGAGGAAGAGCGCCAGGAGATGGTATCTTACGCAGGGAACGGTGACATCCATATAAAATCGATCTGTGAAGACTGTCAGGAAGCCCTGGAACGCAACCCGGACTTCCACCAGCATGACTACCTGATTCACTGA
- the mfd gene encoding transcription-repair coupling factor, whose translation MQGLKALFSHQDDVQSVISGLDEGLREQLVAGLSGSARTVFLAAIYEQTKRPVLIVTHNLLQAQKQYDDLVNLIGENDVYLYPANELIAAEISISSPELKAQRIEALNHWSKKNSGIVIVPMAGLRKLLPPKDLWSKFQLTFKLGEEIDLDSVLNRFVSMGYDRAGMVSAPGEFSVRGGIIDIYPLTSADPIRIELFDAEVDSIRTFSLEDQRSKEKMKTVAIGPATENPIESEQLDRLVTGLESGLSSSLKKLKDDKAKTLLSQNIGYELEQLRNGQIPDQLFKYLSIAYEKPQSLIDYLPSKGFLFIDEISRVQEMNESLGKEEAEWYTSLLGEGQIIHDVKISHQLPDLMSKAGKPIVYLSLFLRHVPNTSPQNIINISCKQMQNFHGQMHVLKGEVDRWRKGNYAVVFLGPDAERVKKLERVLEDYEIDAVKMSGKQELLPGKVQIIQGSLNTGFEFPIQKIAVITEEELFNKKTKKPARRQKLSNAERIKSYSELKIGDYVVHVNHGIGKYLGIETLVINGIHKDYLHIRYQGTDKLYVPVEQIDLVQKYVGSEGKEPKVYKLGGSDWKRVKSKVQSSVQDIADDLIKLYAEREASVGHAFSPDGEMQRDFESSFPYQETEDQERSIHEIKRDMERERPMDRLLCGDVGYGKTEVAIRAAFKAIADGKQVAFLVPTTILAQQHYETLRERFQDFPINIGLLSRFRTRKQQTETIKGLKAGSVDIVVGTHRLLSKEITYRDLGLLIIDEEQRFGVTHKEKIKKLKTNVDVLTLTATPIPRTLHMSMLGVRDLSVIETPPENRFPVQTYVMEYNGGLVREAIERELARDGQVYFLYNRVEDIERKAEEISMLVPDARVTFAHGRMTENELESVMLGFLEGEYDVLVSTTIIETGVDIPNVNTLIVYDADKMGLSQLYQLRGRVGRSNRVAYAYFTYRKDKVLTEVAEKRLQAIKEFTELGSGFKIAMRDLSIRGAGNLLGAQQHGFIDSVGFDLYSQMLKEAIEERKPEKDQVRKPSIEIDLELDAYIPDSYISDGHQKIEMYKRFRGIESLRDVDELKEEIIDRFGDYPAEVETLFKVAELKVFAITAGVESIKMAKQDVTILLTEDGSSRIDGQKVFKLSSQYRNAVGLGMEGNKLKMVVHTRGMKNDRWFEITFEMIKGLHDSQKEQENTVS comes from the coding sequence ATGCAGGGGCTGAAAGCTCTATTTAGTCATCAGGATGATGTCCAATCTGTTATTTCCGGATTAGATGAGGGGCTCAGAGAACAGCTCGTCGCAGGTTTGTCTGGTTCAGCAAGGACGGTCTTCTTGGCCGCGATTTACGAACAGACGAAGCGCCCCGTCCTGATCGTGACACACAATTTATTGCAAGCGCAAAAACAATATGATGATCTTGTTAATTTAATAGGGGAAAATGATGTCTATCTATACCCGGCCAATGAGTTGATTGCCGCTGAAATAAGTATTTCAAGTCCAGAGCTTAAGGCACAGAGGATAGAAGCCCTGAATCATTGGAGTAAAAAGAATTCGGGTATCGTGATTGTCCCAATGGCCGGCTTAAGGAAGCTGCTTCCGCCGAAGGATCTTTGGTCGAAATTTCAGTTGACGTTCAAGCTCGGCGAAGAAATCGATCTCGACTCGGTCCTCAACCGTTTTGTCAGTATGGGATATGACAGGGCAGGGATGGTATCGGCCCCTGGTGAGTTCAGCGTCCGCGGCGGAATTATTGATATCTACCCGCTGACATCCGCAGATCCAATCAGGATTGAGCTTTTTGATGCGGAGGTTGATTCCATCAGGACATTCTCGCTTGAGGATCAGCGTTCGAAGGAAAAAATGAAGACGGTCGCAATCGGGCCGGCGACAGAAAACCCCATCGAGAGTGAGCAGCTGGACCGTTTGGTCACGGGCCTGGAAAGTGGGCTCTCAAGCAGTTTAAAGAAGCTTAAGGATGATAAAGCAAAAACCTTGTTGTCACAGAATATTGGCTATGAATTGGAACAGCTCCGCAACGGGCAAATACCTGATCAACTTTTCAAGTACTTATCTATAGCCTACGAAAAGCCTCAAAGTTTAATAGATTACTTGCCGTCAAAGGGTTTCCTGTTCATTGATGAAATAAGCAGGGTACAGGAAATGAATGAGTCGCTCGGCAAGGAAGAAGCGGAATGGTATACGAGTCTCCTTGGTGAAGGCCAGATCATTCATGACGTGAAAATTTCACACCAGCTTCCTGACTTGATGAGTAAAGCTGGAAAGCCAATTGTGTATCTATCATTATTTTTAAGGCATGTTCCTAACACGAGCCCGCAAAACATCATCAATATATCCTGCAAACAGATGCAGAACTTCCACGGGCAGATGCATGTCCTAAAAGGGGAAGTCGATCGCTGGCGAAAAGGAAACTATGCAGTCGTATTTCTTGGGCCGGATGCTGAAAGAGTCAAAAAGCTCGAGCGGGTTCTGGAAGACTATGAAATTGATGCGGTCAAAATGAGCGGCAAGCAGGAGCTGCTTCCAGGGAAAGTCCAAATCATCCAGGGCAGCCTGAATACGGGTTTTGAATTCCCGATCCAGAAGATTGCTGTAATCACGGAAGAAGAACTTTTTAATAAAAAAACGAAAAAACCTGCAAGAAGGCAAAAGCTTTCCAATGCAGAGAGGATCAAGAGTTATTCTGAACTTAAGATCGGAGATTATGTTGTTCATGTAAACCATGGTATCGGTAAATACCTGGGCATTGAAACGCTCGTGATCAATGGTATCCATAAGGATTATCTCCATATCCGCTACCAGGGTACAGATAAGCTTTACGTCCCTGTCGAGCAGATTGACCTTGTCCAGAAATACGTCGGCTCGGAAGGCAAAGAGCCTAAGGTCTATAAGCTGGGCGGAAGCGATTGGAAGCGTGTCAAGAGCAAGGTCCAATCCTCTGTCCAGGATATTGCGGATGATTTGATCAAGCTCTACGCAGAGCGTGAAGCAAGTGTCGGCCATGCTTTTTCTCCGGATGGCGAAATGCAGCGCGACTTTGAATCTTCCTTCCCATATCAGGAAACAGAAGATCAGGAGAGATCCATCCATGAAATCAAGCGTGACATGGAACGGGAGCGCCCGATGGACCGCCTGCTGTGCGGAGATGTTGGCTATGGGAAAACAGAGGTCGCAATCAGGGCGGCTTTCAAGGCGATTGCCGATGGTAAACAAGTAGCTTTCCTTGTGCCAACCACCATCCTTGCGCAGCAGCATTATGAGACACTCAGGGAAAGGTTCCAGGACTTCCCGATTAACATCGGCTTGTTGAGCAGATTTCGTACCCGTAAGCAGCAAACGGAGACGATCAAGGGGCTTAAAGCGGGAAGTGTGGATATTGTCGTCGGTACCCACAGGCTGTTATCAAAGGAAATCACCTATAGAGACCTTGGGCTGCTGATTATAGATGAAGAGCAGCGTTTTGGGGTTACCCATAAGGAAAAAATAAAGAAACTGAAAACAAATGTCGATGTCCTGACATTGACAGCGACACCGATTCCAAGAACACTGCATATGTCGATGCTCGGTGTCCGGGATCTATCCGTCATCGAGACACCTCCTGAGAACCGATTCCCTGTCCAGACATATGTCATGGAATACAATGGCGGGCTTGTCCGCGAGGCGATTGAACGAGAACTTGCCAGGGACGGACAAGTATATTTCCTTTATAACCGTGTGGAGGATATCGAGCGGAAGGCAGAAGAAATTTCGATGCTTGTGCCGGATGCGCGTGTCACTTTTGCCCATGGCCGCATGACCGAAAATGAATTGGAATCGGTGATGCTTGGATTCCTTGAAGGAGAATATGATGTCCTTGTCAGCACCACAATCATTGAAACAGGTGTGGATATTCCGAACGTCAATACATTGATTGTTTATGATGCCGATAAAATGGGCCTTTCCCAGCTCTACCAGCTTAGAGGGAGGGTTGGCCGCTCCAACAGGGTTGCGTATGCTTATTTTACCTACCGGAAAGACAAAGTGCTCACCGAGGTTGCTGAAAAACGTCTCCAGGCCATCAAGGAATTCACGGAGCTGGGCTCAGGATTCAAAATTGCGATGCGTGACCTATCGATTCGCGGAGCCGGTAACCTGTTAGGCGCCCAGCAGCATGGATTTATAGATTCTGTCGGTTTCGATCTGTATTCACAGATGCTGAAGGAAGCGATTGAAGAGCGGAAACCGGAAAAAGACCAAGTCCGAAAACCTTCGATTGAAATCGATCTTGAGCTTGATGCTTATATCCCTGATAGTTATATCTCTGATGGACATCAGAAAATCGAGATGTATAAACGCTTCCGCGGTATCGAGTCACTGAGGGATGTTGACGAACTAAAAGAAGAAATCATCGACAGATTCGGAGATTATCCAGCAGAAGTCGAAACATTATTTAAAGTGGCGGAACTCAAAGTATTTGCCATCACCGCAGGCGTCGAATCGATTAAAATGGCTAAGCAGGATGTGACGATTCTTTTAACAGAGGATGGAAGCAGCCGGATTGACGGACAAAAGGTATTCAAGCTGAGCAGTCAGTACAGGAATGCGGTAGGACTTGGCATGGAAGGCAATAAGCTTAAAATGGTCGTCCATACTAGAGGAATGAAAAATGACCGCTGGTTCGAGATTACTTTCGAGATGATTAAGGGACTTCACGACTCCCAAAAAGAACAGGAAAATACCGTATCGTAA
- the spoVT gene encoding stage V sporulation protein T: protein MKATGIVRRIDDLGRVVIPKEIRRTLRIREGDPLEIFVDRDGEVILKKYSPISELSDFAKEYAEALYDSLGNPVLICDRDTYIAVAGGSKKDYLDKNISELVEKTMEDRTSSLVNQQTNISLVEGNEEPASSYTIGPIIANGDPIGAVIIFSKEGSLGDVEQKAVETAAGFLARQMEQ, encoded by the coding sequence ATGAAAGCAACTGGTATTGTTCGTCGAATCGATGATTTAGGTCGTGTCGTAATTCCTAAGGAAATAAGAAGAACACTTCGTATTCGTGAAGGGGATCCACTTGAGATTTTTGTGGACCGTGATGGTGAGGTTATTTTAAAGAAATATTCCCCTATCAGTGAGCTGAGCGATTTTGCGAAGGAGTATGCAGAAGCGCTATATGATAGCTTAGGCAACCCGGTATTGATTTGCGATAGAGATACGTATATCGCAGTTGCTGGTGGTTCCAAAAAGGACTACTTGGATAAAAACATCAGTGAACTTGTTGAGAAGACGATGGAGGATCGTACTTCATCCCTTGTGAACCAGCAGACTAACATCTCGCTAGTTGAAGGAAATGAAGAGCCAGCTTCTTCTTATACAATTGGGCCAATCATTGCAAACGGTGACCCGATTGGAGCAGTCATCATCTTCTCTAAAGAAGGATCTTTAGGAGATGTCGAACAAAAAGCTGTAGAAACAGCTGCAGGCTTCCTGGCAAGACAGATGGAGCAATAA
- a CDS encoding polysaccharide biosynthesis protein, whose translation MKPVADSKELMKGAMILTLAALVTKILSAVYRVPFQNIVGDIGFYIYQQVYPFFGIVMVLSTYGFPVVISKLYTEQQAAGNRGRADRLLAISLVFLGMVGLLLFLFFFIGSGWIADKIGDPELKPLFKVVSVPFLLFPFTSVFRGYFQGKGNMVPTAISQVSEQFIRVATILVLSAVLVQQGFSLYVTGAGAVFGSITGGVISVLILGFFYLKNGGNNPFTYFQIKDLFQDAAWVVKALIIQGFAISISGMLLILLQLADSLNMYASLLTMGLSTEEAKSAKGIFDRGQPLIQLGTVVATSMSLSLVPAISGDKSSNRHEKILPKVRLALQTSLIFGAAAAVGLYSIIVPVNIMLFENADGSNVLGVLSLMILFGSIILTIMSILQGLDKSIFPAAVILGGFGLKYILNLMLIPNNGTMGAAYATLAAMLVVMFILIIKLRRELGHPVLSLLFIGKILFSSVVMAIFLQFFLYITDFGYDYIEPDRLGAVFQALSAVALGALVYFLILIKTRALKEEELATLPFGSRIVQLFSR comes from the coding sequence ATGAAGCCCGTTGCAGATTCAAAGGAATTGATGAAGGGAGCCATGATTCTTACCCTGGCCGCCCTTGTGACGAAAATTTTAAGCGCTGTTTACCGTGTCCCATTTCAGAATATCGTTGGGGACATTGGTTTTTACATATATCAGCAGGTATATCCCTTCTTTGGGATTGTCATGGTCTTATCTACATACGGATTTCCGGTTGTCATATCGAAGCTTTATACGGAGCAGCAGGCTGCAGGGAATAGGGGCAGGGCTGATCGTCTTTTGGCCATTTCGCTTGTTTTTCTCGGTATGGTTGGCTTGCTTCTTTTTTTATTCTTCTTTATTGGCTCTGGATGGATTGCTGATAAAATCGGGGATCCGGAACTAAAGCCTTTATTTAAGGTTGTGTCAGTGCCATTCCTGCTCTTCCCATTCACCTCTGTGTTCAGGGGATATTTCCAGGGAAAGGGCAACATGGTACCGACAGCTATTTCACAGGTTTCAGAACAGTTCATCCGCGTCGCGACCATTCTCGTTTTGTCGGCCGTACTTGTGCAACAGGGATTCTCTCTTTATGTCACCGGAGCGGGAGCTGTTTTCGGATCGATCACAGGTGGGGTAATATCCGTTTTAATACTGGGATTCTTTTATCTGAAAAATGGAGGAAACAATCCCTTCACTTATTTTCAAATAAAGGATTTATTCCAGGATGCCGCTTGGGTCGTAAAAGCGCTGATCATTCAAGGATTTGCGATCAGCATTAGTGGCATGCTGTTAATATTGCTACAGCTGGCAGATTCCTTGAATATGTACGCTTCATTGCTGACGATGGGATTGTCAACGGAAGAAGCAAAATCGGCGAAAGGCATCTTTGACAGAGGCCAGCCGCTGATCCAGCTTGGGACAGTTGTCGCGACTTCCATGTCATTAAGCCTTGTACCGGCAATATCAGGTGACAAATCGAGTAATCGCCACGAGAAAATCCTGCCCAAAGTGAGGCTCGCACTTCAGACAAGCCTGATTTTTGGCGCTGCTGCTGCGGTTGGGCTATATAGCATCATCGTCCCAGTTAATATCATGCTGTTTGAGAATGCTGACGGATCTAATGTGCTCGGAGTGCTCAGCCTGATGATTTTATTTGGCTCAATCATCCTGACGATCATGAGCATTTTGCAGGGTCTTGATAAGTCCATCTTTCCGGCAGCAGTCATACTTGGCGGATTTGGCTTGAAATACATATTGAACCTGATGCTGATTCCGAATAACGGAACAATGGGGGCCGCTTATGCCACATTGGCTGCGATGCTGGTGGTCATGTTCATCCTTATTATAAAATTAAGGCGTGAGCTCGGTCATCCTGTTTTATCGCTTCTATTCATTGGAAAAATCCTGTTTTCATCAGTAGTGATGGCTATTTTTTTACAATTCTTTTTATATATAACAGATTTCGGTTATGACTATATTGAACCAGACAGACTCGGTGCTGTCTTCCAGGCATTAAGCGCGGTGGCACTGGGAGCACTTGTATATTTTTTAATATTGATTAAAACAAGGGCATTGAAGGAAGAGGAACTGGCGACATTGCCATTCGGCAGCAGGATTGTCCAGCTATTCTCCAGGTAA